One window of the Camelina sativa cultivar DH55 chromosome 1, Cs, whole genome shotgun sequence genome contains the following:
- the LOC104789517 gene encoding leucine-rich repeat extensin-like protein 4 yields the protein MMKLNTTHSLLLLFFLFSFSHSLSISSNAPLSYNEVRFIQRRQLLYYRDEFGDRGENVTVDPSLVFENPRLRSAYIALQAWKQAILSDPNNITLDWIGSNVCSYTGVFCSRALDNRRIRTVAGIDLNHADIAGYLPEELGLLTDVALFHVNSNRFCGTVPRKFKQLKLLFELDLSNNRFAGKFPTVVLQLPSLKFLDLRFNEFEGTVPKELFSKPLDAIFINHNRFRFELPENLGDSPVSVIVLANNHFHGCVPTSLVEMKNLNEIILMNNHLNSCLPADIGRLKNVTVFDVSFNELVGPLPKSVGGLVEVEQLNVAHNLLSGKIPASICQLPKLENFTYSYNFFTGEAPVCLGLSQFDDRRNCLPGRPAQRSSRQCSAFLSRPPVDCGSFSCGRSVSPSPPIVALPPPPPPSPPLPPQVYSPPPSPPVFSPPPSPPVFSPPPPPPPPPPPVYSPPPPPPPPPPPPPSPPPPVYSPPPPPPPPPPVYSPPPPPPPVYSSPPPPAPIYCVRPPPPPCPLPPPPPHYSPPPPPHYSSPPPPHHSPPPPYYYSSPPPPHHSPPPPYHYSSPPPPHHSPPPPYHYSSPPPPAPIYTYSSPPPPPHSPPPPHSPPPPPHYSPPPPPPCIEPPPPPPCIEYSHPPPPTVHYSSPPPPPSVHYSSPPPPPSVHYSSPPPPPSVHYSSPPPPSIHYSSPPPPSPEFEGPLPPVIGVSYASPPPPPFY from the exons ATGATGAAGCTGAACACCACTcactctctcctcctcctcttcttcctcttctccttctctcattctctctcaatctcatccAATGCTCCTCTCTCTTACAACGAAGTCAGATTCATCCAACGCCGTCAACTTCTCTACTACCGCGACGAGTTCGGCGACCGCGGCGAGAACGTCACCGTAGATCCATCACTAGTCTTCGAGAATCCGAGGCTTCGTAGCGCTTACATAGCTTTACAAGCTTGGAAACAAGCTATCCTCTCTGATCCTAACAACATCACTTTGGATTGGATCGGATCCAATGTCTGTAGCTACACCGGAGTTTTCTGTTCTCGCGCTCTCGATAATCGCCGGATCCGTACCGTCGCCGGAATCGATCTCAACCACGCCGATATCGCTGGGTATTTGCCTGAGGAGCTTGGTTTGTTGACAGATGTGGCTTTGTTTCATGTTAATTCGAATCGTTTCTGTGGTACTGTGCCTCGTAAGTTCAAGCAGCTTAAGCTTTTGTTTGAGCTTGATCTCAGTAACAACAGATTCGCCGGGAAGTTTCCGACGGTGGTTCTTCAGTTACCGTCGTTGAAGTTCTTAGATCTCCGGTTTAATGAGTTCGAAGGAACCGTACCGAAGGAGCTTTTTAGTAAACCTTTAGATGCGATTTTCATTAATCATAACCGGTTCCGGTTTGAGTTACCGGAAAATTTAGGTGATTCTCCGGTTTCGGTTATCGTTCTTGCGAATAATCATTTCCACGGTTGTGTTCCGACGAGTTTGGTTGAGATGAAGAATCTTAATGAGATTATTCTGATGAACAATCATCTGAATTCTTGTTTGCCGGCGGATATCGGAAGGTTGAAGAACGTGACGGTGTTTGATGTTAGTTTTAATGAGCTTGTTGGTCCGTTGCCGAAGAGTGTTGGTGGTTTGGTGGAGGTTGAGCAGTTGAATGTGGCTCATAATTTGTTGTCTGGGAAGATTCCGGCGAGTATTTGTCAGCTTCCCAAGCTTGAGAACTTCACTTATAGTTATAATTTCTTTACTGGTGAAGCTCCTGTGTGTTTGGGGTTGTCTCAGTTTGATGATCGGAGAAATTGTTTGCCGGGGAGACCTGCTCAGAGATCTTCACGGCAATGTTCAGCTTTCTTGTCACGGCCGCCGGTCGATTGTGGATCTTTTAGTTGTGGTCGTTCTGTTTCACCGTCTCCTCCTATTGTAGCATTACCgccgcctcctcctccatcgCCACCTTTACCTCCACAAGTCTACTCTCCTCCGCCGTCGCCTCCTGTTTTCTCTCCGCCACCGTCTCCCCCTGTCTTCTCTCCCCCGCCACCTCC GCCGCCTCCACCGCCACCAGTTTATTCACCccctcctccaccaccgccgccaccacctccacctccatcaccaccaccaccagtatattctcctcctccaccaccacctccgccaccaccagtttattctcctcctccgccaccaccgccAGTATATTCATCTCCCCCACCACCTGCTCCAATATATTGCGTTCGCCCTCCACCACCGCCATGTCCCTTACCTCCGCCACCACCACACTACTCACCTCCACCACCGCCACATTACTCTTCTCCCCCACCGCCACATCACTCACCTCCTCCACCTTACTACTACAGTTCACCACCGCCACCGCATCACTCACCGCCTCCACCTTATCACTACAGCTCACCACCGCCACCCCATCACTCACCGCCTCCACCTTACCACTACAGCTCACCGCCACCACCAGCACCAATTTATACATACTCATccccaccgccaccaccacatTCTCCACCACCGCCACATTCCCCACCACCGCCCCCACATTATtcacctcctccaccacctccaTGTATCGaaccacctccacctccaccttGCATAGAGtactcacatcctcctccaccgaCAGTCCATTACAGTTCGCCACCGCCGCCACCATCAGTCCATTACAGTTCGCCACCGCCGCCACCATCAGTCCATTACAGTTCGCCACCGCCGCCACCATCAGTCCATTACAGTTCACCACCGCCACCATCAATCCACTACAGTTCACCACCACCTCCATCTCCAGAATTCGAAGGTCCATTACCGCCTGTTATCGGAGTATCATATgcatctccaccaccaccaccctTCTATTGA